The Elephas maximus indicus isolate mEleMax1 chromosome 11, mEleMax1 primary haplotype, whole genome shotgun sequence genome contains the following window.
CCTGGCACATTCTTGTCAGTTGAAGACTTTCCATATACTTATCTTATGTCAATTTTTGCATTTCATACTCTTAGAAATTTATCCACTTCATCTAGTTTTCCACATTTATAAATGTAGAGTTGTTCAtgacattgttattatttttaagacaTTGGGTTCTGTTACTTCCCATTTTTCActctatttaattttcattttctcttgatCAGTTTTGCCAGAAGACTCTTagcaatcttttcaaagaatgagtGTTAGGTTTTTAAAGTGATCTTTTCCcccctatttcattaatttctgccattatctttattccattctttttttgAGGGGGAGAGGGGAAGGTTGCTTTGTTGCTCTTTTTACAACTTCTTTAGGTAATTCAGGTAATCTTTTAATGCTTCTTGTTTCCTGATAAATTTACTTCTAAGTATTGCTTTAGTTGTGTCCCAGATTTTGACttgtagcttttttttaaaaaaactttttattttgaaacgaTTATTGGCTCAcataaagttgcaaaaatagcatATAGAATCACTTGAACCCTTCTTCCTGCTTCCTCATGGGGACATCTTATATAACTGCAGCGTATTAGCAGGAAATTGACACTGGTACAAAACGCTTAACTACAGGTCTTGTTCAGTTTTTATCAGATTTTATATGcactaatttgtgtgtgtgtgacatgtTGTGTCATTATTATTCAGTTCtagattattttaaatttcccTTTGGAACCAAGGGTTATTTAGTAATATGTCAGTTAGTTTCCACACACTCAGGGGTTTTAAGCGTCCTTTGTTATTCTGGTCTCATTGCTTCTGGTGGGAGAACAGCCTGTATAATAGTGATCCTTTGGATAAACGGTGTCCTCTGCGTGCACCATGTTCCAGTGGGAGGACCTGGAGGAAGTGAGAACTGCGCTTTGAGAAGCTTAGGTGGTGGGTGAGGATTAGGTTGGAGGGGAGACTATGGAGATGGGAAGAGCTGCATCCCAGAAGGTCTCAGGGAGGCTATGTCACAGAAGCTAACCCAACCAACTTTCTCTCCAGACAGTGACTCAGAGGCAGGTGGACAGAGAATTCAAGGACTGAGGAGAACCCAGTTTGGGACCTAGACTGAAGTTGGTTCCAGACTGACCTCTAACATCCCGGACCCATACACAAGACCATGGGACTCCAGCATTTGAGCCTTGTGAAGCTGCTTTGCCTCCTAGGAACTGTCTCTACTCTGCCTCgtatgtcacatggggttggaTGTTTTGGGACCCCAGAGGGTGAGGGGTTGGATATCTGGATCCCTCAGGGGACAGGATCTGTGGAGGCTGAGTTCTTGGCTGCCAGTCCTGGAAGCTGGAAGAATCCAGGGGCTGAGGAAGCAGTGCAAGGGGCAGATGACTGGAAGAGCATTCTCTTTCTAGGGGCTGGGGCTCTTTTGTGCTATGAAGCAACAGCCTCACTCTTCAGAGCAGTTACTCTCCATAACTGGTACTGGCATCTGATGAGGAGTATGGTGTGCCAGCTGAGAGAGGGCTGCGAGGAGACACTGCTGTTCATTGAGACAGGTGACGTGGGAGTGGGCTTGatacctttctttttgcttgttATTTTGCCCCCCTGCACCCAGGGATTCTGGACTGGAGTTCCAGATATTTACCCCATTATACCTTTGGGGCTAACCTCAGGACAGTGGCAGGAGACCCAGATGGTTGTGGCGTGGATTGAATAAGAGGGCAGGATGGAGGTGGGCAGATCCCAATCTGGGGGAGAAGAAAAGCGCAGGGTGAACGGAGAGAGGAGCAGAGGGGCTCCTGTGGTGAGAGGAGTGAGGAGATGCTGACAGAGACCCAGCATTTGAGCCCCGGGTAGCTGCAGTGACCAGGTACTGGGGGTGGGGCAAAGCTGGCCATGGGGCAGGGTGGACACTGGAAAAGCAGGGTGTGGGAGGGTGGAGTCTGGGTGGAGCCAAAGACACTGATCAAAGCTCTCGAATCCTCTGCTCCTCAGGGACCAAAAGGGGCGTTGTGGGTTTTAAAGGCTGCACCCCAGCCTTATCTTATCCCCCACAAATCGCTTACCTCGTTTCACCACCCGGAGTGTCCATTGCCTCCTATAGCCGCGTCTGCCGAAGCTATCTCTGCAACAACCTGACCAACTTGGACCCTATTGTGAAACTCAAGGCCAGCGCTCCTTTGTCTATAGAGTTTTCTTCTCATACTTGCCCCACCTGTGTGGGTAAGCACACTGAGGATTGCTTGCCAAATTTTGTCACCACTGAATTTTGCCCCATGGGAGCCTCTGTGTGCTACAGTTCCACCTTAAAATTTCAGGCAGGTGAGAGGAGGAAACTGGTTGTCAAATGCTGACTCTATTTCAGGTGTTGTCTAGTACCTTTATGTCTGTGAGAGAGGCTGGTGGGATCTGGAGGTGGGATTGGGGCTGCAGGGACTCAGGCACATAAATTTCCTGAGGAGGAAGGGGTAAAGTGCCTAGTGCCCAAGCCTTTGGTGGGAGAGCAGTTTCCATTTTTTGAGGGGCACCTGGAAAGAGGGGCAGGACACgtgagtcttttttattttttattgtactttagatgaagttttacagagcaaatttctcattaaacaattaatacacatattgttttgtgacattggttgccaactccacaagaCATCAtccctctccccttcttgacctcggcTTCCCTGTTACctgtttccctgtcccctcctgccttcttgtccctgcccctgggctggtgtgcccatttagtcttggtttattttatgggcctgtctaatctttgtctgaaggatgaacctcaggagtgacttcagtactgagttaaaagggtatctggggccatagtttccgggtttctccagtctctgtcagacgattaagtctggtctttttttgtgagttagaattttgttctacatttttctccagctctgtccaggacactctgttgtgatccgtgtcagagcagttggtggtggtagctgggcaccatctagttgtgctggacttagtcagGACATGTGAGTCTTGAAAGTGTTCCTGACTACCCTCTCTCTTTCTTGCAGGGCATCTCAATACTACCTTCCTCCTTATGGGCTGTGCTCGTGAGTATCAAAGGCTTTTAGCAAATTTTCGGACAATAGGGAGCATCCGAGCGACTGAGGTTCGTAACATCTTGGAGAAGGCCCAGATTGTGAGTGGGGAGCCCTCCAGTCGGGATCCTGCATGTGTCATTCTCTTAGGCCTCCTGCTTACCTTCAGGGACTGACCGTCCAGCTGGACCAGACAAACAGCCTGGCCCCTTTGCAATGATCAAATAAAGTCACAGAGTTGTCCTTTATGCTTTGTTCTGTGGTCCATGAGATTTGTGGAGGCATGGAAGGTGTGAGGAGGACCAGAGTGCCCAGGCAGGTGGGGCCCCATATTGGGCAGCATGCATGGCAAAGATATGAGGGCGGGGAGGGGGGTAGGAAGAGAGGAGGAAAATATCCAGTAAAGTGACAGCATTCTAGGAGGAACTCAGACCTTCCTTTTCCCCTCCCACTTCCTCTGGGGACCTGAGCTCTAGCCTGGGTCCATCCCCTGACTTATGAGATCCTGGCCAAATCCCTTcccttttctgggcctcagttttctcctctttaAAATGAAGGGCCTTAGGAGTTAGCACTGAGCCTTAACAGGGTGATGTGCAACTTTAAGCCTGGAATTATGTTTTCAAAGATCGCCAAGTGTCTATTGTGTTTGTGTCAGATACTGTGCTAGTATTTGAGCTCATGTTTTACATAGAGgtgctcatttcatcctcacaaggCTTCTTTGAGATGGGTTATTTCCCTTATTTTACAAGGAAGAAACTGGGTCTAGAAGGTTCCCCTCAGATCTCTGTCCCTGCTGAAGGAATTTTACTGGGAAACTTGGAGACCTGAGCTGTTTTCCTCTGCTCAGTAGGTGTTTCTTTATGTATGTTGGCAAATAAGGATGAGAGAGAAACTAGGCAGGACGTGGCTAGTTTTCACCCTAAGTTCAATTTCCTGActttgacctaagccatggtattttcagttgcatcatatgcacatgacagctggtcaatgaataaggaagacggaagaagaattgaagcttttgaattatggtattggtaaagaatatcgaacatactgtggactgccagaaagacaaacaagtctgtcttgggagaaatacagccagagtgctccttggaagtgaggatgatgagacttcatctcctgtacttaagacatgttatcaggagggaccagcctctgaagaagaacatcatgcttagtaaggtagagggtcactgaaaaagaggaagacccttgaagagatgcattgacatagtggctgcaacaatgagctgaaacaacagcaacaattgtgaaggtggtgcaggactggttagttttttaattctgttgtacatagggtcactgtgagttggaagtgactagattgcacctaacaacaataacaccaatTATGTATCACTGGTGAGAGAGTAAAGAATTCTCACTGATCCACGTTCTCTCCAACTTTTCAGGCTTTAATTTTAGTAAATCTAGTGAGTGTAAAATGATTTTACATTGTGGTctgaatttgtatttccctgattaCTAACGAGATTGAGGTTGTGCTATTTATATATGTATCAGCtatgttttcttttgtaaaatatcTATTCATGTTTTCTGTAGCCTATTTTTCTACAGAATTATTTGTTTTTCATATTGATATGTAGGAGTTCCTTATGTATTCTTATATATTAATCCTTTGTCACTTGgatgatttttcttcatttttatggtgtcttttgaagaacagaattttaatatAGTTGAATTTATCAATCTTTCAGTTTTatggttggtttgttttgtgtCCTGCTTAAGATATCCTTTCCTGCTAAAAAATTCAGAGAtactttcctttatttcttccaaAAAGTTAGGTTTGGCTTTTTACATTTAAGTTCTTAATCTATGTTGAATTGATTTTTTGTGCATCTTTGAGGTAGAAATCTAATTCAAGAGTGTACTAACATAATAACAAAGATGTTCAGGATACAATAAAACATGATTCATCATACCAAAATCCAGAAAAATCACAATTTGAATGAGAAAAGGTGATCAACTGATTCTGTTCCAAGATGAATCAGACGTTGGGAGGATTTTAAAGCAGTTGCTATAAAAATTTGTCAACAATCAATCAAAATTCtcttgaagaaaatgaaaaaataaaaaatcttagcaaagaaatagaagttataaagaagaaccaaatgggaattatagaactgaaaaaaacaataacaaataaaaaactcACTGGATGGACTCCATAATAAAATTAAGATTATAGAGAATAGAATCAGCGAACTTGAAAACAGATCAATATGATTTACTCAgtctgaaaacagagaaaataaactaaaagaaaatgaacagagctcCAGGGGTCTGTGGGGCAATAACAAAAGATCTAACATTTGTATAACGGGAGTACTAGGAGGAGAAGATAAAGAATGTGGGACTGAagaagtatttgaagaaataatacctATAAACTTCTCAAATTTAGCAAAACTCATAAAGCTACAGGTTCAAGAATCTGCGTGAACCCTAAACAGGACAAACCCAAAGAAATCCATATCATTACACATCGTAGTCAAACTTCtgcaaactaaagacaaagaaaaaaaatcttaaaaatagcCAGAGCTCCTGagtgtatggcccctggacacccttttagcacagtaatgaagtcactcctgagggtcacccttcagtcaaagattagacaggcccataaagcaaaacgagatgggcacaccagcccagggcaaggacgagaaagcaggaggggacaggaaagctggtaatagggaaccccaggtcaagaagggagagtgtcgacacgtcatggggttggtaaccaaagccatgaaacagtatgtgtactgtttaatgagaagcgagttcgttctgtaaaccttcacctaaaatacaaataataatattaaaaaagccAGAGAAAGGACACATTACCTGTAAAGGAACATCAGTTTGAATGAAAGCAGATTTTGTATGTGAAGCCATGAAAGCCAGAAGGAAGTGACACTTTTTGTGGGATCCAGCCAAAGCGGTGCTGAGAGGGAAAGTTACGGCACTAAAtgcttacattagaaaagaaaaaaaagtctcaaaacaACAATCTAAGTTCCTACCcaggaaactaaaaaaagaagagcaaaataagcCCAACCTCGAAGCAGAAGGAAAGCAGCAATAAAGGTGAGAACCgacataaatgaaattaaaaacaggaaaacagtagagaaaatgaattaaatcaaaagctggctcttaaaaaatcaataaaattgataaacctctagcaaGATTGACAAAAATAAGAAGCAATCATATACAAATCACCAATATCGAGAGTGAAACAGAGGCTATTGCAACAGATTCTGCAGCCATTAAAAGTATAATAAGGGAACACTATGGATAACCATATGCTCATAAATTTGACAATTTAGAAGAAGTGGACAATTATTTGAACACCACAAGCTACCAAAAATCAACTAAGATGAAATAGATAACCTGAATAGTTCTATAACTAGTAAGAAATTGAATTCATAATTAAAAGACTCCTCCAAAGgaaatctaaaggccaaaatgctttcactggagaattttaccaaatacTCAAAGAAGACACCAAAAGAATGTCTTGAGATGTAAAAGGAAAATTTCATAAATTGGacttcaaaattaaaatcttttgctcTGCAAAGGACCTtgttaaaaggaagaaaagacaaattacagattgggagaaaaatttgcaaataacatatccaacaaagggcTGATATctaggatatataaagaactctcaaaactcaacgttaaaaaaaaaaatccagtttgataatgggcaaaagacatgctCACCAAAGGAGCTATATAGATgtaaaataagcacatgaaaagatgttcagcatcattagccattagaaaaacgtaaattaaaaccaccatgAGAATATTGCTACACGCCTATccgaatggctaaaataaaaaaaaaataataacaccaAATGCTAgagaggatgcagagaaactgaatcacacattgctggtgggaacgtaaaatggtgcagtctcCCTGGATGGTACTTCTGCAGTTCGTTTGAAAACTAAACATGGACTTACCATAGAACCAGCAGTTGcactcttgggcatttatcccagaaaaGGGAAAACTTATTGCACACAGAAATTTATACATAaagttcacagcagctttacttGTAAAAACCGAAATCTGGAAACTACTCAAATGtccttcaatgggtgaatgggtgaatggttaaacaaactgtggtaatcCATACCATGAaataccactcagcaataaaaaggaatgaattattgATTCATGaaacaacttggatgaacctcAAAGAAACGATGCTGAGTGAACAAAGTCATTCTCAAAGGATACAccctgcatgattccatttatccaGTTTCTGAGATAATATAATTGTAGAAATGGAGAGTAGATTAGTGGATACCAGGGAGTAGGTTTGGGAGAGGAAGGAGGTTGTGGCTATGAAGGGGTAAGAGGAGGGAGTCTTGCGATGGTGTAGTTAAGTATCTTGATTATGGTAGTGCTGCAGCATAaagctacatacacacacaaatgagtgCATGCATAACTGGTGAAATCTGGATAAGCTCTGTGGATTGTGCTATGTCAGTTTCTtggttttgatattgtactaTCGTTATGCAAGATGTATGTGAACACTGACAGAGACTGGGTGAAAGGTGCACGGATCTCCCTCTGTATTTATTTGCAGCTTCCTCACTAgcattatttcaaaagaaaaagctTTCAGAAAGGTAGTTCACAGACCTCTGCTGCTGAATGTTCGCTGAAGTGTGCACCTTTGCATGTATGGTTGTACACTGATACCACGTGACTAGTTATAGCTTCGGAATTAACAGTAGTAGAATTTTATGGTTTGTGGTTTCTCCACAACAATGTCCGGGACAACAAACTGTGTTTCTCCGAAATCTAGAGAGAAAGTGGGCCAGAGGGACTGTATGCAGGCCTTGGTCCCCCACTTTCTCAGTTCCGCTTTGGCCCCACCCACCTTTTAGTTTTCCAGTGAGGAGATGTATtgggctttttctttttgctaccATAAGTCTATTCAAAGTCCGTAAGTATCTTTCTAGACCTGAAACttgctgcttttttaaaaagagtggtacaagtgctaaccaaaaggtcagcagttcgaatctaccagctggttcttggaaactccatgggccagttctgctccatcctatagggttgctgtgagtccgaatccacttgatggcagtgggtttttttttttgggttactGATTtccagaattcttgcctttcactaCCACAAGGCAGGAGTTTCAAACGGGCACACTTAAGTGAGTGAAGTGAGCTGGGGTAAGAAAAAAGGTAGCGGGGGGACAGTGGTGAGCTGTAGGGTGCACGGCCCCTCTAAAGTCAAGGGTTGCCTTGTGGGAATGTAGCTTTATGAGGTTACatgcttcactttttaaaaagaaaaacgggGAACCTGCAATTTTTTGGGAGGTGAAATCTCCTAATTTTGAAATGTTGGAGACTAGTTCAAATTTTTAGAAATCACTTCAGGCCAAACAAAACATTTATGAACTAGATTCAGTTCTTGAGCCTTGGGAGTATGGCCTCTGCTTTAAGCCTCCTTGCTTAATATTTCAGGGAAACCTTTCTAAAATACTGCTTTTCCAATTTTCCCTGTCCAGCTCAAAATGCTCAATGGCCACTTGCAGCCCCATATAATCATTTAAAGCTATAGACATTTCTTTATTCACTTCTTTGCATTTGACAATTTTGGTATATCGTAATTTTAATGTTATTCAGTTTGAAACATTTTCCAATATACATCGTGATACCCCTTTCGAACCACAGATTGTTTAGATGcatgttatttaatttccaaatatttgagggTTTCCTGGGTTTCttattgttactgatttctaatttatttctcttgtggtcagagaatatactctgtatgctttcaatattttaaaatgtatttacacTTGTTTTATGACATGTGTAAATATgtcatacctattcaacctgtatgctgagcaaataatatgagaagctgaactatatgaagaagaacaaggcatcagggttggaggaagactcccttaacaacctgcgttatgcagttgacacaaccttgcttgctgaaagcgaagaggacttgaagcacttactaatgaagatcaaagaccacagccttcggtatggattacacctcaacataaagaaaacaaaaatcctcacaactggaccaatgagcaacatcatgattatcAGAGAAAAGACTgccgttgtcaaggatttcattttacctggatccacaatcaacagccatggaagcagcagtcaagaaatcaaaagacgcattgcattgggtaaatctgctgcaaaggacctctttgaagtgttgaagagcaaagatgtcaccttgaagacttaggtgcgcctgacccaagccatggtattttcaatcacatcatatgcatgcgaaagctgggcaatgtataaggaagaccgaagaagagttgatgcctttgaattgtgttggcgaagaatattgaatataccacggactgccaaaagaatgaacaaatctgtcttagaagaagtacaaccagaatgctccttagaagcaaggatggtgacactgtgtcttaaatactttggacatgttgtcaggagggaaaagtccctggagaaggacatcatgcttggcagagtacagggtcagcggaaaagaggaagaccctcaacgaggtggattgacacagtggctgcaacaatgagcccaagcataacaatgatggtaaggatggcacaggaccgggcagtgtttcgttctgttgtgcatagggtcgctatgagtcggaaccgactcgatggcacctaacaacaacaacaagtctatAGTTGTTGCAGGTAGTGCTTATAAATATCAGCCTTGTCAAGGAGGTTGGTATTATTGTTCagatcttctatgtctttgctgattttttttgccCAACTATTTTAATCAACTACTGAGAGAGGAGTTCTAAAATTTCGTGTTATGATTGTGGGAttgtctgtttctctcttctgtcAATACTTGCTTTACATATTTTGAAGCTGTAATTAGGTGCATACACACTTATGATTATTGTGCCTTCCTGATGAATTGAtccatttatcattaaaaaatgtccctctTTATTTCTGGTAGTACTTTTATCTTGAAATAATTTAATCTAGTATTAATATGGCCACTCCAGATTTCTCATGCTTACTCTTTTCATGGTCTATCTTTTTCactcatttactttttttgtttttttaatataattttatttattttgttgttgttgagaatacagtataaacagcaaaacatataccaattcagctgtgtctacatgtaccattcagtgacactgattatattcttccaggtgtgtaaccattctcactttcttggtcatctagtgctgccataacggaaataccacaagtggatggctttaacaaagagaaatttattttctcacagtctagtaggttacaagtccaaattcagggtgtcggctccaggggaaggctttctctccccgtCGGCTTTAGAGGAAGGcctttgttctcaatcttcccgtggttgaggagcttctcaggcacagggatcctgggcccAAAGGGCGCACTCTgcacctggtgctgctttcttggtggtatgtttTCTTCCCttgtatctcttgagagagaaaaaatggtgtaggccacaccccagggaaacttcctttaccttggatcaggaatgtACCTGAGTGAGAGTAGTGTTACgatgccaccctaatcctctgaaaataaaattacaatcacaaaatggaggacaaccatgcaatactgggaatcatggcctaaccaagttgatatacacattttttgggtgacgtaattcaatccatgatacttaccctctttttctgagctgttcctctccattaacacaaagtcactgccccctaaggttcctatctaatcttttgagttgctgttgacaatttgattccatatagatagttcttaaaggagcatggtgctcagggcagacattttttactaaattttttttttttttttcctgaactattgctttaagaagacttcaggggatatttttggcttaaggtttaaagattatctcagggcagtagtttcaggggttcatccaaccttcttggtttcaggaagtctggagtctatgagaatttgaaattttgttctgcatttttcttcttttgatcaggattcttcatgGGCTCTTTGATCAAAGCGTTCAGTAATGAAGGCTGGGTAtgatctagttcttttggtctcatggaaaaggaggcagtgtttcttggaggcaattagccacacattccatatcttcctcctattcctgactctctttcttcctctgttgctccaggtgaatagaggccaattgttgtgcctcaggtggccacttgcaagcttttaagaccccaaacactgcGCATCAAACTAAAAGGTAGAACAGAGACCCTAATCATGTTATTaaaccaattaactgggatgtcccataaaaccatggCCCTGAACCttgaaaccaagaaaccaaatcccatgaagtttttggttgtgCATAAACAGCTTCAgcagttcttcttctttttcggttgttgtta
Protein-coding sequences here:
- the LYPD4 gene encoding ly6/PLAUR domain-containing protein 4 isoform X2 — translated: MGLQHLSLVKLLCLLGTVSTLPRMSHGVGCFGTPEGTKRGVVGFKGCTPALSYPPQIAYLVSPPGVSIASYSRVCRSYLCNNLTNLDPIVKLKASAPLSIEFSSHTCPTCVGKHTEDCLPNFVTTEFCPMGASVCYSSTLKFQAGHLNTTFLLMGCAREYQRLLANFRTIGSIRATEVRNILEKAQIVSGEPSSRDPACVILLGLLLTFRD
- the LYPD4 gene encoding ly6/PLAUR domain-containing protein 4 isoform X1; translation: MGLQHLSLVKLLCLLGTVSTLPRAGALLCYEATASLFRAVTLHNWYWHLMRSMVCQLREGCEETLLFIETGTKRGVVGFKGCTPALSYPPQIAYLVSPPGVSIASYSRVCRSYLCNNLTNLDPIVKLKASAPLSIEFSSHTCPTCVGKHTEDCLPNFVTTEFCPMGASVCYSSTLKFQAGHLNTTFLLMGCAREYQRLLANFRTIGSIRATEVRNILEKAQIVSGEPSSRDPACVILLGLLLTFRD